The following nucleotide sequence is from Congzhengia minquanensis.
ATCTGCAAACATTCGGCAAGAATTCGCTGTGACATTTTTGGGGTATGCTGCTTTCGTAATACGTATATTTTTTCGCCGCAAATGTTATTTTTTCCCTTTGATGATTTATTTTTAAACATAAACTGCCTCCTTTTGACATTTAGTGCTTGACAAAAATATCTTAACATGATATGATATAGATAATGACATTCACTAAATGTCAAATGATGAATGAGGTGTATATTATGGATCAACAAAAAGTCGATATGTTTATTATGACCAATCAGAAATTTTTTCCTGCAGAAAAAATTATGTATTTAAAAGACAAATTAAGAACAATGGATGAAGAAAAATTTTCATTGATTTCCACCATTGATTTTAAAGACCCTACCACCATCCTTCTTGTATCCATATTTTTAGGGAGCCTTGGGATTGACAGATTTATGATTGGGGATACCGGCATGGGAATTTTAAAATTATTAACGCTTGGTGTTTGTGGAATTTTGACAATTGTAGACTGGTTTTCTATTTCAAAAAAAGTAAAAGATTTAAATTTTAATAATGTTATGTCACTTATTTAATAAAAAGAATATTACCGTTGTCCTGCCAGCATTAAAACAATGTTTATTAATCTTGTTATTAATGGGCTTATGCATATGGTTTCAGTTTCCATGTATTTTTTATAAAATTACTGCAATTCCCTGCCCAACCTGCAAGATGACACGCGCGTTATTATCTTTATTAAAGGGTGATATCCGTGCATATGCCACGTATAATGTAATGGCGCTTCCGATTGCCATTGCGTTTGTAGGACAGATATGGAATACATGTTATGGGAAATATAAAAAATGTTTTCATTATTATACGATTATTATTTTGACAATAAATTTATTTTATTATTTTGCCAGACTATTAAATATATGAAAAGGCGAACCGTATTATCGGAATTAATTCCGATAATACGGTTCGCCTTTGTTCATTATAAAATTTTTAAACCGTTCTTCGTTTGCCTGTTACGGAATCCAACGTGATTTTATACACCGTTAAAATGTTTGTGACAGACTGGTCAAAAGGAAATCCTTCATAGCCACAGTGAGCAAGAAGAAGCCTGAGCCCGTGCATCATTTCGTCTCCATAAACCTTTTCCGCCGTGCCATAGCCAATGATGCTCTCGTAGACGGTGGTAACGCTTCGCTCTGTTTCAGCAAAGCCGTGGCAAATGTCTGCTTCCACACAGACCTTATTGCTTTGTGCAATCAGGTCATGCTTTTTCCCCTCCTGTGCGCCGTGTATGTAAATGACAATTTTTCCGTTCGCCGTTTCATACCCGAAGGACAGCGGAACAACATAGGGGTATTCCTGCCCGAAAAGCCCTAATCGAATGGTGTCGCACCGGTTTAAAACGTCTGTAATTTCTTCAAATGATTGAATTTCCCGTTGGCTTTTTCGCATGTTAACTCTCTCCTTTTTATAAATCTTCCACAATGACGCCTAACAGCCGCGCCAAATCTACCGCCTGCGCCGCGTTTACCTTTGCGCCTTGCAGCTCAAAAGGAGGGCTTGATAAAACCGGCCCGGCAAACTCATTTTTTGCAAAGTCAACTCCTGCAAGGGGCGTTTTAAAAAAATTTATTTTAATCAGCCTGGAATTTTGAAATTCCGTCTGTTTTAAACTGGATTCGGCAAAAGAGCTTTCCGTTAGGTCTGTTTCGCGAAACAAAACGTTGGTCAGCTTCGTGCCGCCAAAATCTGCAAACTGAATGTTAGACTGTAAAGCTGCAACATGCTTTAAAACAGAACCGTGAAAGTTGGTGCCAATGCATTTGCAGAACTGAAACTGGCAGCGTTCGAAATAGGCGTCTTGCAAATTGCTGTTTGAAAAATTACAGTTTTGAAATTTGCAGTCGTAAAAGCTTGTCTTCTCAAAGATGCAGCGTTCAAAGGTACAACGTTCAAAAACGGCGCCGCTAACCTCTAATTTAAAAAAGTCTTGTTCATTCTCTGTTTGATCCGCCACATAAATTCCGGTGATCGGGGATTCCTCTGTCATGCAGCTTGCTGCGGCAGACGCAAAATCTGCAAGCTCTTGTAAAGCCAATGGAACTTTTGGGTTTAAAATGTTCATTGCTCCCTCCAAAGCGTTTATTTTATAACAAACCGCCACAGCTTGTTTCGGTATTCCGCCGTGGCATAATCTATTCCAATGCGTTTTGTTGCTTTGAACTTCGGCTTTGCGCCGTCGTCTTCAATCCAAATGCGGTTTGAGCTTAAGAAGCTTACACCATTCAGCGAATGGTCGATTTTCATTGCCCTTGTAAGCCTGCCCGGCCCGTTAAAGCCTTCAACGGCGCGAATTAAAACCGCCTGGGGGAAATCACGCGGTCCTGTAACCACGTTTAAAAGATTATGGATGCCGTAGCACAAGTAAATATAGGCGATGCCGCCTTCTTCATACAGGACGTTTGTCCGTTTGGTTCTGCCGCTCCTGGCGTGGCAAGCCGTATCAGATTCTCCGAAATAGGCTTCAGTTTCTGTAATGCGCCCGAACGTCACGCGGCCCTCTTCTGTTTGATGATATAGCACCTTTCCCAACAGCGCAGGTGCGGCAGTCAGCGCCGTCTGCAAATAAAAATCCTTTAACAGTTTCATTTTTTCACCACTTTATCTGTGTCTGGTTAAAATATTTATCAGCCACCGGCGTTCCCCTTTGTTTAGCACAAGAAATATTCCCAAAAACACCGATACAATGGATACAGCGAGGAACATGATAATAAAATTCATCCAGCCGGTTATGTAAAACAGTTGTTTTATGGCGAAAAACAAAACCGTCATGGTAACAATCAGCAACACAGTTTTAAAAATTGGTTTATAAAATGTGCTCTTTGCAAGCTTTAAACACTTTGCCGCAGCTTGGGGCAGGAAGAACACAGACATTAACACATTATACAGCACGCTCGTTCCCACAATGATGAACATGCGGGTGGTCCTATCCTGCACCACAGCCATAGAGATGAAAACGGTGATAATGGAAAGGGCAGCAGTAATGAAAAGCCCCAGAGCAGAAGTTTTTACGCGGTTGGTTACGGTGAAGACATTCCAAAGATTTTGCGTGGAAAGGGAAAATACAAACGCCGCGCCGGCGACAGCGGAAAGAAGCCACAACAGGTTTGCGTCTTCCGTGGGCGTCCAGAGCCTGTAAAATGCGTCGCCGAAAACCCCCAGAATGACAATGGGAATTGCGGCGAGAATTCCAAGCAGTTTAATGGAGAAAACACCGTTTTCTGCAATTTTTTTCATATCGCCCTTTGCATATTCTTCCGTAATTCGCGGTAAAAATACGCTGGATAGAATAACAAAAACAGAAAAACATGTGTTGGGCATGGCTTTGGAAACAGACACCACGCCCATTTCCGACTTTCCTACAAACAGATTCACCAGCACCAGGTCTAATCCGGTGGATAAAATAGTTGCAATTTTTGTCAGGCAGTTCCAGCTTCCCGAGGCAAACAGGGTTTTTACTGCGCCTTTGTCAAAATATTTTTTTGAAACCGTAAGATTTGGAAGATATTTTTTTGTATAATAAAAATTGGTGATGAACACATATAGCGTTAAAATACAATAAGAAACGCCGACATAATAGACTTTTGGCGGAAAGAGTGCGTAGCACGCCACCAAAAACAGCGCCCTTAACCCAACAGATTCCGCACTGCGAAAGGATTCTTTGTCAATTCTGTTTTTCGCAAACAGGGCAACAGAAAAAGAGGAGCTTTGAACGCTGATTAAAAAGTTGATGAACACAAAAGACCACAGCAGCCGCACGTCTGTTAAAATCTCTTTCGAGATGTGCAATAGCTTGTCCAGAAAAATAACAACACCGCCAAAGGGCAGGAGCAAAATCAGGCACATGAGAAAATTGACAATCATAACAGAGGAAAAGTATTGGTTCGCTTTTTCTTCGTCCCCCTTGTGCAGACTGATGGCAATAAACCGCAGGGCCATGGAGTTCAGGGCCACCGTGGCAATTCTTGCGCAGTCTACAAAATCGTTGGCCAGGCCTACGAAGCCATATGCCTCGCTGCCCACATGCTGAATGATGTAGGGCGTAAGAAAAAAGCTTATCAGCAGGTTTAATCCCAGACTGAAAGCTTTGGCGGCCATATTTTTTGCAAAGCGTTTGCTCTCTCCCACAATTCGCGCCCCTTTCCTATATTATAACTATATCAAATTTTATTTCATTCGTCAAGTGTTATAGAAATTGAATAAAATGATGGGCTAAATATATGTTAAATTTGTGCAATAAGTCAAAATTGATGTCTTTTTTTAAATTACTCTTGACTTTATTGCGCTAAAGTGGTAAAGTAATAGGTGTTGAGATTAAATTTATGCAAGGAGAATGTAAAATGAAATTAAAAAAATTAGCAGCACTTACGTTATCAGTACTTATGGCAGGTGCCTTATTTGCCGGCTGTGGGTCAAAACCGGCAAACGCGCCAGCGTCTTCTGCTCCCTCTGGAGAATCTGACCTTAGCTATATCACAGATAAGGGCAAAATGATTATTGGTATTACCGATTATGAGCCTATGGACTATAGAGACGCTAACGGCGAGTGGACCGGGTTTGACGCTGAATTTGCAAAGGCTGTTTGTGAAAAGCTTGGCGTTGAGCCGGAATTTATTGAAATTGACTGGGATAACAAAGCCCTGGAGCTGGACGCGAAGTCAATCGACTGCGTATGGAACGGCATGACACTGACAGAAGAAGTTGAGAAAGCAATGGAATGCACAGACGCATATGTTGAAAATTCACAGGTTGTTGTAATGGCAAAGGACAAGGTTGATTCGTTTCAAGATGCTGACAGCATGAAAGAACTGAAATTTGTTGCAGAAGCTGGCTCTGCCGGCGAGAAGGCAATTAAAGAAGCTGGGCTTGACGCGGCTTATACAGCTGTTGGAACACAGACCGACGCTTTAATGGAAGTTGCTTCCGGTTCCTCCGATGCCTGCGTAATCGACATTACTATGGCAAATGCAATGACAGGAGAAGGCACAAGCTATGCAAACTTAAAAGGCGGCATTGCCCTGACAACAGAAGAATATGTTATCGGCTTTAGAAAAGGCTCAGATGCTGCGAAGAAAGTAAACGAGCTGATGGCTGAAATGAAGGCAGACGGTACATTGGAAGCTTTGGCTTCAAAATATGAGCTGACGCTTGCAAAATAAGCAGTTACAGAATTTGCAGAGCAGACAGTGTTTTGTCTGCTCTGCTTTTATCATTTTTTAAAATGAGGGAATAAACTTATGTTTTTAACGGTTACCATGTCCCTTTTAGAGGGATTTTCCACGACGTTTAAAATCTTTTTTTTAACGCTTGTTTTTGCGCTGCCGCTGGGACTCATTATCAGCTTTGGTTCCATGAGCAAAATCAGGCCCATTAAATGGCTTGTTAAAACCTTTGTTTGGATCATTCGCGGCACGCCGCTGATGCTTCAGCTTATTGTGATTTATTACGGCCCGGGCATGATTGGAAACTGGGCTCAGGGTTTGGACTACTCCAATTTTTTGGTGGAGTTCATTGCCTCATGGAAGGTTTTCGACCGATTCGTGGCGGTTATGATTGCGTTCGTTATCAACTATGCCTGTTATTTTTCTGAGATTTACCGGGGCGGAATTGAGTCGATTGCGAAGGGCCAGTATGAAGCGGGCCAGGTTTTGGGCATGACAAAACCGCAGATTTTTTTCCGCGTGGTGCTGTTTCAGGTAATCAAGCGGATTGTACCGCCCATGAGCAACGAAATTATTACCCTAGTGAAGGACACCTCTTTAGCAAGAATTATTGCGGTGTATGAAATTATCTGGTCGGCACAGGTTTACATAAAGTCGGCAGGCCTTTTGTGGCCCCTGTTTTACACAGGCGCATTTTATTTGCTGTTCTGCGGCCTGCTCACCATTTTGTTTGGCAAGCTGGAAAAGAAACTGGATTATTACAAGGGTTAAAAGTCGGAGGAATGTTTGGCTATGGCAATTTTAGAAATTAAAAATTTAATGAAAAGCTTTGACAAAACCGAAGTTTTAAAGGACGTTTCCTTTTCCATGGAGCCGGGCGAGGTTGTGTCGGTGATTGGCTCGTCGGGAAGCGGAAAAACCACACTTTTGCGGTGCATCAACTTTTTGGAAAAGGCAGATAAAGGCCAGATTGTTTTAAACGGCGAGGTTATTTTTGACGGGGCGGAAAAAAAGCGCATGTCAAATGATGAAATCCGGAAAAAGCAGCTTAAGTTTGGGTTTGTCTTTCAGTCCTTTCACCTGTTTCCGCAATACAGCGCCTTAGAAAACGTGGTGCTTGCGCCGAAGCTTTTGGCAAAGGAGCGTCCTGATTTTAAAGAAAACAAAAAGGCCATTTATGAAGAAATTGAGCAAAAGGCAAAGTCGTTAATGGACAGGGCAGGCCTGTCGGCAAAATATGACAACTATCCATGTGAGCTGTCCGGCGGACAGCAGCAGCGGGTAGCCATCTGCCGGGCGCTGGCGTTAAACCCTGAAATTATGCTGTTTGACGAGCCTACGTCTGCCTTAGACCCTGAAATTACCAATGAGGTGTTAAAGGTAATCAAATCGTTGGCAGACGATGGCATGACCATGATTATTGTGACCCACGAAATGTATTTTGCAAAAAATATTTCAGACCGGATTATTTTTATGGATAACGGCGTAATTGCAGAAGAGGGAACGCCGAAACAGATTTTTGAGGAGCCGAGAAACGCGCGTACCCGGGAGTTTATTGCAAGCTTTGCTTCCCAGAGGGGCTCGGTGTTGTAATGGAGCATTTAAGCGAAGAGGAATTAAATTTTTTGTATGATGTGATGCTGTCGCTGAAAAACAGGGAAGAATGCAAGCAGCTGTTCAGCGATTTGTGCACAGTGCGGGAGCTGTCGGCCATGGCCCAGCGGCTTTCTGTGGCTAGGCTGCTAAAGCAGGGGAAAACGTTTACGGAAATTGAAGAGGAAACGGGAGCTTCCAGCGCGACCATTGCGCGGATTAACCGGTGCCTCCACTATGGTTCTGGCGGATATTCTCTGGTGCTCGACAAGCTTACTGCTGAAGGTTAAGGGAGAATAATTTCATCTTGACAATTCTGCCGCTTCGTGCTATGATAAAGATTGAGCATAGCGCAGATGAGATGAGATTTGATAGCCTAGAAATAATTTATATCAGTGTTGTTTAAAGTCTGCCTGTGGCAGACTTTTGTTGTTTTGGAGGAAAAATTATGTTCATTCAAATCATTGGATCCCTTCAGCTGGGGCTTTTATACGCCGCCATGGCAATGGGGGTGTTTGTTACGTTCCGCATTTTAGACATTGCCGACCTGACTGTTGACGGAAGCTTTGTCACAGGCATGGCAACGGCGGCGGTGGTGACCATTGCGGCAAACAATCCGGTTTTAGGAATTTTGGCAGGCACCGCGGCCGGCGGACTGGCGGGGCTGATTACCGGCTTGCTTTTAACTAAGGTGAAGGTGCCGCCGATTTTGGCAGGCATTATTACTATGACGGGACTTTACAGCATTAACATGTTTATTATGGGTGAAAAGTCGAACCTTTCCTTAGTGGGGCAAGAAACTGTTTTTACCTGGGTTTGCAAAGCTTCGCCCTTAAATGATGAGATTGATAAGCTGATTTTATCGGCCCTTATCATTGCCGCGGTGGCAGCGATTTTGGCGGTGTTTTTTAAAACCCGCCCGGGCATGGCAATCCGCGCCACCGGAGACAATGAGGAAATGGTGCGCTCGTCTTCAATTAATGCAGACGTTTCAAAATGTTTGGGAATTGTAATTGCAAATGCCTGCGTTGGGCTTTCCGGGTCCTTAATCTGCCAGTATCAAATGTTTTCCGATGTGGGATATGGCACCGGCATGGTCGTAATCGGCCTGGCGTCCATCATCATCGGCGAGTCTATCTGCGGCCGGCGCGGCGTAGGCGTTGGAATTCTCTCGGCGTGTGTGGGTTCAGCGGTTTACCGTATTATCATTGCTCTTGCCCTGCGGTTTGAAATTTTCCCATCCTATGCCTTAAAGCTCATTTCTGCAGTGATTGTTGCGCTTTCCATTGCAATTCCCACAGCGAAAAAGGCAATTGGCAACGCAAGGATGAAATCCCAGAGGAGGAACGTGCAATGAACGACATGCTGGTGTTAAACAATATCAAGAAAATATTTTTTAAAGGGACGGTTAACGAAAAAGTAGCCCTTGAAAATTTAAACCTAAACGTTGCCCCCGGCGACTTTGTCACCATTTTGGGCTCCAACGGCGCAGGAAAGTCCACCATGTTCAACGCTATTTTGGGAGCATATCCGGTGGAGGAGGGAAACATTTTTTTAGACGGCGAGGACATTACGTTTAAAAAGGATTATAAGCGCGCGTTAGACATTGGCTGTATTTATCAGGATCCCATGCGCGGCACCAGTCCCCACATGACCATTGAAGAAAACTTGTCCCTGGCTTACACCAGAAAAGCGAAACGCTCGTTCTTTGCGGTGAATAAGCACGACAGCGCCTATTTCAAAGAATTGCTGGCAACGCTGGATTTAGGGTTGGAGAACCGTATGAAAACCCAGATTGGCCTGCTTTCCGGCGGGCAGCGCCAGGCGGTATCGCTTTTGATGTCTACCATTGCCGGGCCAAAGCTTTTGCTGTTGGATGAGCACACGGCGGCCTTAGATCCTGCAACCGCCAAAAAGGTTTTAAAAATTACAACGGAGATTGTTACGAAAAATAAAATAACCACCATGATGATTACTCACGACATGAATTATGCCCTTTCCTGCGGCAACCGCACCATTATGATGGACGAAGGGCAGATTATTTTAGACATCAAAGGCGAGGAACGCGCCAGCATGACGCCGGAGGGATTGGTTGAGCTATTCTCGGCTGAGCGGAAAAAGCAGCTTACCAACGACAGAATGATGTTTTCCATGCAGTAGAAAAACAAAAAAGCCCCGCGTAATTTACGCGGGGCTTTCCATATGTCTGTTTATTCAGCCATTTTTTTGTAGGTTTCGTATCTTTCCAGCAAGTCTTTTTCAGCTTTTGTGAAGAGTTCCTCTGCAACATCAGGATATGCCTGCTTGAGCATGAGGTATCTGTTTTCACCCTCCATGAATTCACGAACGGTGCCCTTGGGCTCTTTCGAGTCAAGAACAAACGGATTTTTGCCCTCTTCTTTCAGCTCAGGATTAAATCTCCACAAGTGCCAGTAACCGGTTTCAACCGCCTTTTTCTCTTCGGCGATGGAGTTTGCCATGTTACCCTTAGACTTAATTCCGTGGTTGATACACGGTGCATATGCAATAACCAAAGATGGGCCCGGATAAGCTTCCGCTTCTTTAATAGCCTTAATGGTCTGTGCCGGGTTTGCGCCCAGGGCAATCTGTGCAACATATACATAGCCATAGGTTGTGGCAATCATGCCCAAGTCTTTCTTTTTCACTTTCTTACCGGAAGCCGCAAATTTTGCAACTGCTGCCGTCGGTGTGGCTTTGGAAGACTGGCCGCCTGTGTTGGAGTAAACTTCGGTGTCTACAACAAAGATGTTGATATCTTCACCGGAAGCAATTACGTGGTCTAAACCGCCGTAACCAATGTCATATGCCCAGCCGTCGCCGCCGAAGGCCCAGTTGGAACGTTTTACTAAGAAATCAGTTCTGTCGGCAATGTCTTTCACGCCGGGAACAGACATGTCTGCGTCTTTTATCAGCGCTTCAATTTCTTTTGCAGCGGCTTTCGATGCGTCTGCATCGTTCATACCTTCAATCCATGTCTTAAATGCATCGGCAAGCTTGCCGTCAACGCCTGCTTCAATGGCTTCTTCCATTTTAGCCTTTAATGTAGCTCTGATTTTTCTAACGGCAATTGCCATACCCAAGCCATACTCTGCGTTGTCTTCAAACAGCGAGTTTGCCCAAGCCGGGCCTTTGCCCTCTGCATTTGTTGCATACGGCATAGAAGGTGCGGAACCACCCCAGATTGACGTACATCCGGTTGCGTTTGCAATCATCATTCTGTCGCCGAAAAGCTGGGTGATGAGCTTGATGTAAGGTGTTTCGCCGCAGCCAGCGCAAGCGCCGGAGAACTCCAGCATGGGCTGGCAGAACTGCGAACCTTTCACGGTGCCCTTGTTCATTAAATCGTCCTTTACAGGAACTGTCATGGCAAATTCCCAGTTGTGTGCTTCGTCTTCAACAGCCTTATCAACAGGAACCATGGTGAGTGCGCCTACCGGGCAGGTGTTCGGGCAAACGCCGCATCCCAGGCAGTCTCTCGGGGAAACCTGAACGCGGAACTTAAGACCTTTCAGCTGCGGACCGGTTGCATCTTTTGCGTGGAAGGATTCAGGAGCGTTCGC
It contains:
- a CDS encoding DNA-3-methyladenine glycosylase is translated as MKLLKDFYLQTALTAAPALLGKVLYHQTEEGRVTFGRITETEAYFGESDTACHARSGRTKRTNVLYEEGGIAYIYLCYGIHNLLNVVTGPRDFPQAVLIRAVEGFNGPGRLTRAMKIDHSLNGVSFLSSNRIWIEDDGAKPKFKATKRIGIDYATAEYRNKLWRFVIK
- a CDS encoding pyridoxamine 5'-phosphate oxidase family protein, whose protein sequence is MRKSQREIQSFEEITDVLNRCDTIRLGLFGQEYPYVVPLSFGYETANGKIVIYIHGAQEGKKHDLIAQSNKVCVEADICHGFAETERSVTTVYESIIGYGTAEKVYGDEMMHGLRLLLAHCGYEGFPFDQSVTNILTVYKITLDSVTGKRRTV
- a CDS encoding transporter substrate-binding domain-containing protein, whose translation is MKLKKLAALTLSVLMAGALFAGCGSKPANAPASSAPSGESDLSYITDKGKMIIGITDYEPMDYRDANGEWTGFDAEFAKAVCEKLGVEPEFIEIDWDNKALELDAKSIDCVWNGMTLTEEVEKAMECTDAYVENSQVVVMAKDKVDSFQDADSMKELKFVAEAGSAGEKAIKEAGLDAAYTAVGTQTDALMEVASGSSDACVIDITMANAMTGEGTSYANLKGGIALTTEEYVIGFRKGSDAAKKVNELMAEMKADGTLEALASKYELTLAK
- a CDS encoding pentapeptide repeat-containing protein is translated as MNILNPKVPLALQELADFASAAASCMTEESPITGIYVADQTENEQDFFKLEVSGAVFERCTFERCIFEKTSFYDCKFQNCNFSNSNLQDAYFERCQFQFCKCIGTNFHGSVLKHVAALQSNIQFADFGGTKLTNVLFRETDLTESSFAESSLKQTEFQNSRLIKINFFKTPLAGVDFAKNEFAGPVLSSPPFELQGAKVNAAQAVDLARLLGVIVEDL
- a CDS encoding TM2 domain-containing protein, with product MDQQKVDMFIMTNQKFFPAEKIMYLKDKLRTMDEEKFSLISTIDFKDPTTILLVSIFLGSLGIDRFMIGDTGMGILKLLTLGVCGILTIVDWFSISKKVKDLNFNNVMSLI
- a CDS encoding amino acid ABC transporter permease, which gives rise to MFLTVTMSLLEGFSTTFKIFFLTLVFALPLGLIISFGSMSKIRPIKWLVKTFVWIIRGTPLMLQLIVIYYGPGMIGNWAQGLDYSNFLVEFIASWKVFDRFVAVMIAFVINYACYFSEIYRGGIESIAKGQYEAGQVLGMTKPQIFFRVVLFQVIKRIVPPMSNEIITLVKDTSLARIIAVYEIIWSAQVYIKSAGLLWPLFYTGAFYLLFCGLLTILFGKLEKKLDYYKG
- a CDS encoding lipopolysaccharide biosynthesis protein; the protein is MGESKRFAKNMAAKAFSLGLNLLISFFLTPYIIQHVGSEAYGFVGLANDFVDCARIATVALNSMALRFIAISLHKGDEEKANQYFSSVMIVNFLMCLILLLPFGGVVIFLDKLLHISKEILTDVRLLWSFVFINFLISVQSSSFSVALFAKNRIDKESFRSAESVGLRALFLVACYALFPPKVYYVGVSYCILTLYVFITNFYYTKKYLPNLTVSKKYFDKGAVKTLFASGSWNCLTKIATILSTGLDLVLVNLFVGKSEMGVVSVSKAMPNTCFSVFVILSSVFLPRITEEYAKGDMKKIAENGVFSIKLLGILAAIPIVILGVFGDAFYRLWTPTEDANLLWLLSAVAGAAFVFSLSTQNLWNVFTVTNRVKTSALGLFITAALSIITVFISMAVVQDRTTRMFIIVGTSVLYNVLMSVFFLPQAAAKCLKLAKSTFYKPIFKTVLLIVTMTVLFFAIKQLFYITGWMNFIIMFLAVSIVSVFLGIFLVLNKGERRWLINILTRHR
- a CDS encoding DUF2752 domain-containing protein yields the protein MGLCIWFQFPCIFYKITAIPCPTCKMTRALLSLLKGDIRAYATYNVMALPIAIAFVGQIWNTCYGKYKKCFHYYTIIILTINLFYYFARLLNI
- a CDS encoding ABC transporter permease, giving the protein MFIQIIGSLQLGLLYAAMAMGVFVTFRILDIADLTVDGSFVTGMATAAVVTIAANNPVLGILAGTAAGGLAGLITGLLLTKVKVPPILAGIITMTGLYSINMFIMGEKSNLSLVGQETVFTWVCKASPLNDEIDKLILSALIIAAVAAILAVFFKTRPGMAIRATGDNEEMVRSSSINADVSKCLGIVIANACVGLSGSLICQYQMFSDVGYGTGMVVIGLASIIIGESICGRRGVGVGILSACVGSAVYRIIIALALRFEIFPSYALKLISAVIVALSIAIPTAKKAIGNARMKSQRRNVQ
- a CDS encoding ABC transporter ATP-binding protein translates to MLVLNNIKKIFFKGTVNEKVALENLNLNVAPGDFVTILGSNGAGKSTMFNAILGAYPVEEGNIFLDGEDITFKKDYKRALDIGCIYQDPMRGTSPHMTIEENLSLAYTRKAKRSFFAVNKHDSAYFKELLATLDLGLENRMKTQIGLLSGGQRQAVSLLMSTIAGPKLLLLDEHTAALDPATAKKVLKITTEIVTKNKITTMMITHDMNYALSCGNRTIMMDEGQIILDIKGEERASMTPEGLVELFSAERKKQLTNDRMMFSMQ
- a CDS encoding amino acid ABC transporter ATP-binding protein — protein: MAILEIKNLMKSFDKTEVLKDVSFSMEPGEVVSVIGSSGSGKTTLLRCINFLEKADKGQIVLNGEVIFDGAEKKRMSNDEIRKKQLKFGFVFQSFHLFPQYSALENVVLAPKLLAKERPDFKENKKAIYEEIEQKAKSLMDRAGLSAKYDNYPCELSGGQQQRVAICRALALNPEIMLFDEPTSALDPEITNEVLKVIKSLADDGMTMIIVTHEMYFAKNISDRIIFMDNGVIAEEGTPKQIFEEPRNARTREFIASFASQRGSVL
- a CDS encoding YerC/YecD family TrpR-related protein; this translates as MEHLSEEELNFLYDVMLSLKNREECKQLFSDLCTVRELSAMAQRLSVARLLKQGKTFTEIEEETGASSATIARINRCLHYGSGGYSLVLDKLTAEG